AAAATAATGCTTATACCACTTATTTTTACTCCCTTATTATAATTTTTAAATTTTTGTTCACAAATCTTGGAGTTGATATATATTTGTGAAACTAAATCTTCAATGTATTTATTCAAATTAGTCGCTTCAAGACGGTTTAAATAGGCTTGTTGGTTCCTGTTTGATGCAATATGCCCGAAGAAAATATTAGATTTTCTATCCTCGTTATTGGTTATTTTTGCCATCAAGGCCTTGCTTAGAAAGTAAAGTCCAATTATGAAACATATAGCTGATACCAAAAATATAAGCATAAAAATAAATAAAACGACTTCATCTGTTCTATTTCTAGGATTTGCACAAAAAACACTTTTTATAAATTCTGTTGTGGGTGT
This genomic interval from Neisseria sp. Marseille-Q5346 contains the following:
- a CDS encoding Pycsar system effector family protein; the protein is MHKQQWKLSDDTDKLHLTLDRIIGFISNCDTKVSFWFSFFGAILTILSTLKTPTTEFIKSVFCANPRNRTDEVVLFIFMLIFLVSAICFIIGLYFLSKALMAKITNNEDRKSNIFFGHIASNRNQQAYLNRLEATNLNKYIEDLVSQIYINSKICEQKFKNYNKGVKISGISIIFLLVSWLYIFQK